From the Helicoverpa armigera isolate CAAS_96S chromosome 16, ASM3070526v1, whole genome shotgun sequence genome, one window contains:
- the LOC110369817 gene encoding uncharacterized protein LOC110369817 translates to MGVPMIDKCCYCATLHTGTLIIGYVYSVWALLELAIYCLLVTLAPLGKDGTVSVHKYVLYITAASVSGIHLICSVLLVVAAYKKLASLTLPWTIVTGIITAIYFLLSFTGISLVLQDEGEMLEVESIVICIHLARAFVSVYCIIVVHSRHKEIMHQDDELRFQHSGRIYHPVKIEDHVL, encoded by the exons ATGGGTGTGCCTATGATCGACAAATGCTGCTACTGCGCCACTCTACACACGGGAACCTTGATAATTGGATACGTTTACTCA GTATGGGCACTACTAGAGCTAGCAATCTACTGCCTTCTGGTGACACTAGCGCCGCTCGGCAAGGACGGCACGGTGTCAGTACACAAGTATGTGCTGTACATCACTGCGGCCTCCGTTAGTGGCATACATCTCATCTGCTCTGTGCTCCTGGTAGTCGCGGCTTATAAG AAACTAGCATCCCTAACGTTACCCTGGACGATAGTGACGGGCATCATCACCGCGATATACTTCCTGCTGTCGTTCACCGGCATCAGCCTCGTGCTGCAGGACGAGGGCGAGATGCTGGAGGTCGAGTCCATCGTCATCTGCATTCACCTCGCCAGAGCCT ttgtCTCTGTATACTGCATCATAGTAGTTCACAGTCGACATAAAGAAATTATGCACCAAGATGACGAACTGAGGTTTCAACATTCAGGGAGAATTTATCATCCTGTGAAAATCGAAGATCACGTTCTATAG